A single Parachlamydiales bacterium DNA region contains:
- a CDS encoding MBL fold metallo-hydrolase: MHGNLTFLGTGGSLGIPMVGCQCSVCKSDNPKNKRFRSSALVQYSSENILIDCGPDLRQQSLQHNLNHLDGVLLTHAHYDHTGGMDDLRPFLFKRHEPLPLLMSKETLGEVTMRHGYFIDAKPAKVEVHLLEVERGERTFKRLPLKYFSFYQGNMKVNGFRFGNLAYVSDIKEYPESLFEDLAGVDTLILSALRYEASPLHLTVDEAISLAESCRAKKTYLTHISHELDHEKTEALLPPNVRLAYDGLELIFEA, encoded by the coding sequence ATGCATGGTAATTTGACATTTCTCGGTACAGGGGGCTCCCTAGGCATTCCAATGGTAGGATGCCAGTGCTCTGTCTGCAAATCGGATAATCCGAAAAATAAGCGGTTCAGATCTTCAGCTCTCGTGCAATATAGCAGCGAAAACATATTGATAGATTGTGGACCGGATCTGCGTCAGCAATCTCTTCAGCATAACTTAAATCATCTTGACGGGGTACTCCTTACCCACGCCCACTACGACCATACCGGCGGTATGGATGATCTGCGTCCCTTCTTGTTTAAAAGACACGAGCCACTACCCCTGCTGATGTCGAAAGAAACTTTGGGAGAGGTCACAATGCGCCACGGATACTTCATCGATGCTAAACCGGCTAAGGTGGAAGTCCATCTTCTTGAAGTGGAAAGGGGAGAGCGCACTTTCAAGAGGCTTCCCCTAAAATATTTTTCCTTTTACCAAGGAAACATGAAAGTTAATGGATTCCGCTTCGGCAATCTAGCCTATGTCTCTGATATTAAAGAATATCCTGAGTCCTTATTTGAGGATTTAGCGGGTGTCGACACCCTTATTTTGAGCGCCCTAAGATATGAGGCTTCTCCTCTGCACTTGACAGTAGATGAAGCCATCTCTTTGGCTGAAAGTTGCAGGGCAAAAAAAACATATCTCACACATATTTCTCATGAGCTAGACCATGAAAAAACAGAAGCGCTCTTGCCTCCGAATGTGAGATTGGCTTACGATGGTCTGGAATTAATCTTTGAAGCATAG
- the speA gene encoding biosynthetic arginine decarboxylase, whose protein sequence is MTDDKTYWIDRWGQSYFKINEDGHIAVIPDRQGNGGDLYSLISSLVEQGIEAPILIRFNGIIRDRIESLTQAFRSAIKDFQYRNEHRIAYPIKVNPQRHVVEVVQQSGQKYSMGLEVGSKPELIAILALETSEDALLLCNGYKDAEYISLALMASKLGRQAIIIIEQTYELKLVLKIAENLGVEAELGFRMKLSNKGTGKWKSSGGEHSKFGLFSYEIMDCLEILKAHGKAGWLKLLHFHIGSQITSIESIKKALNEGVRMYTELASKYPTLHILDVGGGLAVDYDGTKSIADSSMNYTLEEYARDVIYTVGQACLTAGIADPLIITESGRAIVSHHSVMIIEVIDVTSTPKSIESGPPPSEHEIILNLSEMEKELSLSNCREVFHDIMELRERILEEFVHEKLSLEERAYAERSYRVLLLKIRSLFQQQNDIPEEMEELNQILLENYFCNFSVFQSLPDAWAIGQLFPVMPIHRLKETPSHRAVIADLSCDSDGKISSFIGKREPEDCINLHPYQEEPYYLGIFLVGAYQEILGGLHNLFGDTNVVHAELGPDGRWEISRLVEGDSIEEVLHYVQYNPEKLKNQLNLMIEKSLKAGRLSNAESAQVKKEFKQALESYTYLVV, encoded by the coding sequence ATGACTGACGATAAAACTTACTGGATTGACAGATGGGGTCAAAGCTATTTTAAAATCAATGAGGATGGCCATATTGCAGTTATCCCCGATAGACAAGGAAATGGAGGAGACCTTTATTCACTCATAAGTTCTTTGGTCGAGCAGGGAATCGAAGCTCCTATCCTTATCCGTTTTAATGGGATTATTCGCGATAGGATTGAGTCCCTGACCCAAGCATTCAGATCCGCCATCAAAGATTTCCAGTACCGGAATGAACACCGTATTGCATACCCCATTAAAGTGAATCCCCAAAGGCATGTGGTAGAAGTAGTGCAGCAATCAGGCCAAAAATATAGCATGGGGCTTGAAGTAGGAAGCAAACCGGAGCTGATAGCAATCCTTGCTCTTGAAACAAGCGAAGATGCCCTTCTTCTATGCAATGGCTATAAAGACGCGGAATATATCTCTCTGGCGCTCATGGCATCAAAGTTAGGCCGGCAAGCAATTATCATTATTGAGCAGACATATGAATTAAAACTTGTCCTCAAAATTGCAGAGAATTTAGGTGTGGAGGCTGAATTAGGCTTCCGGATGAAGTTATCCAATAAAGGGACCGGAAAATGGAAATCCTCCGGTGGAGAACACTCTAAGTTTGGACTATTCTCCTACGAAATTATGGACTGTTTAGAAATATTAAAAGCGCACGGCAAAGCGGGATGGCTGAAGCTGCTTCACTTTCATATCGGAAGCCAAATCACCTCTATCGAGTCCATTAAAAAAGCCTTGAATGAAGGTGTAAGGATGTATACTGAACTTGCCTCTAAATACCCTACTCTTCATATCCTCGATGTAGGTGGAGGCCTTGCTGTAGATTATGACGGGACAAAAAGCATTGCCGACTCCTCGATGAACTATACACTGGAAGAATATGCGCGGGATGTCATTTACACAGTAGGGCAAGCCTGCCTTACTGCAGGGATTGCAGACCCCCTCATCATCACTGAATCAGGCCGCGCAATAGTATCCCACCATTCAGTGATGATTATTGAAGTCATTGATGTTACTTCTACACCTAAATCCATTGAAAGCGGCCCTCCCCCCAGCGAGCATGAAATCATTCTAAACTTATCCGAAATGGAAAAAGAACTCTCGCTCAGCAACTGCAGGGAAGTTTTCCATGATATTATGGAATTAAGGGAAAGAATATTAGAAGAGTTTGTCCATGAAAAGTTAAGCCTTGAGGAAAGAGCTTACGCGGAAAGAAGCTATCGTGTTTTACTATTAAAAATCCGCTCTCTATTCCAACAGCAAAATGATATTCCCGAGGAGATGGAAGAGTTAAATCAAATTCTCTTAGAGAATTATTTCTGTAACTTTTCCGTTTTTCAATCTCTTCCGGATGCTTGGGCTATCGGACAGCTTTTCCCTGTCATGCCCATTCATAGGTTAAAAGAAACACCTTCCCACCGTGCTGTCATTGCTGACCTAAGCTGCGATAGCGATGGAAAGATCTCATCTTTTATAGGGAAGAGAGAACCGGAAGACTGTATCAATTTACATCCTTATCAAGAAGAGCCTTACTATCTCGGCATCTTTCTTGTAGGGGCTTATCAAGAAATTCTTGGCGGACTACACAACCTCTTTGGCGATACTAACGTTGTCCATGCCGAACTTGGACCTGACGGCCGATGGGAAATATCGCGCCTAGTGGAAGGCGACAGCATCGAAGAAGTTCTCCACTATGTTCAGTATAATCCGGAAAAACTGAAAAACCAGCTTAATCTCATGATTGAGAAATCCCTAAAAGCCGGCCGCTTGTCCAATGCAGAATCTGCTCAAGTAAAAAAAGAGTTTAAGCAAGCTCTTGAAAGTTACACATATTTAGTGGTTTAA
- the hflX gene encoding GTPase HflX: protein MENTLERKKALLIAAYHGSQELLVCQEHLDELSLLVDTYGVDTAAKIPCTLRKVDASTYFSKGKLQELLLKAQELQVDMIIIDEEINPSQQRNLEKLFGRTVMDRAEVILGVFGQRAQTKEARLQIELAQVKYQIPRLKRLWTHLSRQAGTMGGGGAYLKGEGEKQIELDKRILRKKGEDLQKELDEVRLHRSTQRQTRQRSAIPSFAIVGYTNAGKSTLLNALTNADVFTEDKLFATLDTTTRRYTLSNQQDILLIDTVGFIRKLPHLLVAAFKSTLEEALFADILLHVIDVSHPLAEEQAQTTFEVLKELNAGKKPIITILNKSDKPEVKDRAFKLKLKYPKCISLSALNQTGFEDLANAMIEEIKNQRAMVQLRIPQSDYAVVSEILREGIVFQQEYVDDFIDMKAEIPTLLALRLQKYTHE, encoded by the coding sequence ATGGAAAATACACTAGAACGTAAAAAAGCCCTTCTAATAGCCGCATATCATGGCAGCCAGGAACTACTCGTTTGTCAGGAACATCTCGATGAACTTTCACTTCTTGTAGACACCTATGGAGTAGACACAGCAGCAAAAATACCTTGCACCCTACGAAAAGTCGATGCCTCCACCTATTTTAGCAAAGGGAAACTGCAGGAACTTCTTCTAAAAGCTCAAGAACTGCAAGTTGATATGATCATCATTGATGAAGAGATCAACCCTAGCCAGCAGCGTAATCTGGAAAAGCTCTTCGGCCGCACAGTGATGGACCGCGCAGAAGTGATTCTCGGCGTCTTTGGGCAACGCGCTCAAACTAAAGAAGCCCGCTTGCAGATTGAACTGGCACAAGTAAAATACCAGATCCCTCGCTTAAAAAGATTGTGGACTCACCTTTCACGCCAAGCAGGAACAATGGGCGGCGGCGGAGCCTACCTTAAAGGGGAAGGCGAAAAGCAGATAGAGCTAGACAAACGCATACTAAGGAAAAAAGGGGAAGACCTTCAGAAAGAGCTGGACGAAGTCCGCCTTCATAGATCCACCCAAAGGCAAACACGCCAGAGAAGCGCCATCCCTTCATTTGCAATTGTAGGCTATACCAACGCCGGAAAATCAACACTTCTTAACGCTCTTACTAATGCAGATGTCTTTACAGAAGACAAGCTATTCGCTACCCTGGATACTACCACTCGTAGATATACCCTGTCTAACCAGCAGGATATCCTTTTAATTGATACGGTAGGTTTTATCAGGAAGCTTCCTCACCTACTTGTAGCTGCCTTCAAGAGCACTTTAGAAGAAGCCCTTTTCGCTGATATCCTTTTGCACGTGATCGACGTAAGCCACCCGCTAGCCGAAGAACAAGCGCAAACAACCTTCGAAGTCCTAAAAGAACTTAACGCAGGCAAAAAACCGATCATCACAATCTTGAATAAGTCCGATAAACCTGAAGTCAAAGACAGAGCCTTCAAGCTGAAACTCAAATACCCTAAATGTATCTCCCTTTCAGCCTTGAATCAAACAGGTTTTGAAGATCTTGCAAATGCGATGATTGAAGAGATAAAAAATCAACGTGCCATGGTTCAGTTGCGCATACCGCAAAGCGACTATGCTGTAGTCTCTGAAATTTTACGTGAAGGCATCGTCTTCCAACAAGAATATGTAGACGATTTCATCGATATGAAAGCCGAAATACCCACTCTACTTGCCCTTCGCCTTCAAAAATATACACATGAGTAA
- the radC gene encoding DNA repair protein RadC, translating to MSNSYTIHDLPQAERPRERLLKHGSEALSSAELIAIILGNGTRGTSVLQLAQQLLSSFGGLEKLVDATLSELCQVKGIGKAKGLQLQSVFGICKRIKTVTPQEKPTIDSPWHVYNLLKDTIALAKQEHFIVIMQDTRGCMIHQEVVAIGTLTETLVHPREVFYPAIRNKAASILVAHNHPSGDPEPSLEDIEITEKLCEAGLLMDIPLMDHLIIVPTRFVSLRQRGLKCFLKK from the coding sequence ATGAGTAACTCTTATACCATCCATGATCTTCCCCAAGCTGAACGGCCTAGAGAAAGGCTTTTAAAGCATGGATCGGAAGCTCTTTCCTCGGCGGAACTCATTGCGATTATTCTGGGAAACGGCACCCGGGGCACCTCGGTGCTTCAACTTGCACAACAACTTCTAAGCTCCTTCGGCGGCCTAGAAAAACTAGTGGATGCTACTCTTTCCGAGCTTTGCCAAGTCAAAGGAATTGGAAAAGCCAAGGGACTGCAGCTTCAGTCTGTTTTTGGTATATGTAAAAGAATCAAAACTGTTACACCACAAGAAAAGCCCACTATTGACTCCCCCTGGCATGTTTACAATCTCCTTAAAGACACTATCGCCCTTGCAAAACAAGAACACTTTATTGTGATAATGCAGGATACCCGAGGTTGTATGATCCACCAAGAAGTTGTAGCCATAGGGACTCTTACCGAAACCTTAGTTCATCCCCGAGAAGTTTTTTATCCGGCGATAAGAAATAAAGCCGCATCCATACTAGTTGCACATAATCATCCTAGCGGAGATCCCGAGCCTTCCCTTGAAGATATAGAGATTACAGAAAAGTTATGCGAGGCTGGATTACTGATGGATATTCCCTTAATGGATCACCTTATTATTGTTCCTACGCGATTCGTTTCTTTAAGACAAAGAGGGCTGAAGTGCTTTTTAAAGAAATAA